The DNA window GAATCCGTATTTATCGCAAAAATTTTCCTTTGCAAGTGCATAAGGCTGCGGCATGATGGGCCAAGGGGGCAGAGGGGGGCGACCGCGGCGCTTTCTCTCTGACGGATAGTGACCCCCATGATCAGTCGCACCCTGTCGGCGCTCACTTTCCCATGTATTACACCACAAGCAAGCCCAAGCTAGATTCTCGGGCTCATTACCACCACCATCTCTTCTTGGTATCAGGTGTTCCAGACTGCCTATCCTCCGACCAATGTCTTCCCATGGCAGCTTACGACCTGTCTTTGCGTCGTAAGGCAGTGTTTCAACGCATAACGAATCGCAATAAACACAGCGACCTTGCGCTTTCACGAGGATTGACCAGATATCTTCGGCCGTGATTTGGTTAGCTGGATCAGCTGCATTCGCTTTCCGCGTGCGTGCTTCGCACATTTTCTTAGCCGCTGACGACTTACTTTTCATTTTCCTAAGAAAAGCCGACCAATTCTCATATGTCGGAGGATGTGATTTCTTAAGAAATTTCTTTTGGGTAGCTCCTCTTTTTTGCCTCCGTGCATATTCTAAACGTTCCACTTTTTGCATCATCTTATCGGGGCCGTGCTTTTTTATACTTTTGTCCCACTCCTGAGTAGTAAAGTATCCTCGCCTAATAGCAAGATCTTTTGAAATATCAAGTAAATATTTTCGAAGCTCCCGCATGACATGGTCCTTTCTGAAAGTCATACTAATCAGCCCAAGACACCGATATCAGGATATTGCTGAGATCGGATGGTCATATACTTTATCACTCATACCGGATAGAAATACTATTGGAAATCTCGCCTGCCAGCTTCTTATTACGCATCTTAAATATCTGTTTTAAGAGGCGATCTTAATAGGCCACGTATTGATTTGCCTGTTGATCTCGTATCAAGACCTGAAATCAATACCTTCCAGGATCTTGCGTTGCATCTTGTTTCCGCTACAAGACCCGATTACAAGGGGCAGATTCTGGTCTGTCAGGGTGTTACATTGCCTGTTTCAATTAATAGAAACACCCTATAGTAATAGGCAAAACCCCTGAAAACAAAGCAAAACCAAAAGGGGAATTAACTGAATTTCCGGGGCATTTGGCCCGCTCCAATCCAGCGTCGTCTGGTCTCATTTTGTAGGTCAAAATGAGCCCCGACTTCCCACCATTTCGACCTAAAGGTTTCCCTCGCGCCGTTGTCTCTCGGCGAATGGCGGGAAGTCTGGGCTGCGCCCAGACGACGGCTCCCTGCAGTCGCCTTAATTCCCCTTTTTTTAAAAAGCCAACGAACCTATGGCATTCCGTCCGGCGGCACTGATAATATTACATCTCATTTATTGTCTGATTCATTTTCCATGACATCATACGAAACAGACTGGCTTAAGAAATGCCCTGTTTGTAAACAGGGACCCCTTTCTGCGCCTGAAGAAAAGAAAATATTTGGATTTCTACCAGGTGGCAAGTTTTGTAAATGTCCGAAATGCGGCGCCTCTTTTAATAAAAAGAGTAGCGGTGCGCGCCTTACCTCAGTTCAAAACAAAGATAATCCGATTTGGCGGCAATACGGACACAATAACCTGACAGCAAGAGAATGGCTCAATATAGCCAATGGTGGCATGTCAGACCAAGTTTTTGTCAAATCTTCGGAATTCAAAAGTTGGTTAGAACAACTTAAGCAAGGAAAAATACCAGCCACTCTTCTGGCACTGCCGATATCGCTGACCGACTATGAAAAACCGCTATTAAATTTGAACAATATTTCGTTACTAGAGCCACGCATAGAAACTACTGGATATTATGGCGGAGTTAACTATCAACCAAATGGCAAGGACTTTGGGGCACAAGGTGGGGAATTTAAGACAAAGCAAGAGGAAGTGATTACAAATATTGATACTGGGACTTTGAGCTTAACTAACAATAGACTGGTTTTTCTCGGCGGTCAGCATTCCATTAATTGCGGTCTTAATGAAATCGTTGATTGGTCTTATTTCAATGATGGGATT is part of the Actinomycetota bacterium genome and encodes:
- a CDS encoding HNH endonuclease, which translates into the protein MTFRKDHVMRELRKYLLDISKDLAIRRGYFTTQEWDKSIKKHGPDKMMQKVERLEYARRQKRGATQKKFLKKSHPPTYENWSAFLRKMKSKSSAAKKMCEARTRKANAADPANQITAEDIWSILVKAQGRCVYCDSLCVETLPYDAKTGRKLPWEDIGRRIGSLEHLIPRRDGGGNEPENLAWACLWCNTWESERRQGATDHGGHYPSERKRRGRPPLPPWPIMPQPYALAKENFCDKYGFQADIDIKYDEDEYMNDFRAGRKNKFKLLAEKWYRDDYIANMGEKAYIAKFGIEAFKKEYDIDVYDVVYPEGNGASMSSLGFFALLNPDAAEEYVASHGGMIESSSD